The sequence below is a genomic window from Cloacibacillus sp..
AGTCTCGGCGCTCAAAGGGTCCACGTCGGGGATCTCCACCCCCATCACCGAACGCAGGCGCACGGTGATATTAGAGGTGATCGGAACGGACTCCGAAATATCTTCCACGGTGTCGATGCCGAGAGATATGTTTGCCTTCTGGAGCGCTTCGTATGCCTCTTTGAATACCTTGGAGACATCCTCCTGAAGCTTTTTAGCCGAATCTATGTAATGAACCAGTTCCATCATCAGCACTTGGCGCTTCTGGTCAAGGAGGTCGTGACCTGACTGGGCCATCGCCATATCGCGCGTGAGCCTGACAAGGTTTCCTCGTGTTGGTGCAAGTTTTGAAGCCACGAAATTTTTCCCCCCTCAAAATAGATACCGTAGGACCATAAATCCACTATCTATTATATAATCTATAAATCATGGCGATAAAGGCCATAAACTATTAACACCGCGCAAAAAGATAACCCTCACTCATCGTGGGGACAGTCTATAGTGCATTTTAACGCTTAAACGAATCTACGTACAGGGGGTAAAATAAGTAATGTTTCTGCTATTTATAAGCGAGACGGCATTAGCCAAAATTCCCGGACTCTCCGCTGCCGGCGCAAATCTTGACGCACTGCCCTACACTGCGCCGGCTGATGCCGATATGCTCTTCTATGATCGTCCGAAGGTTGCAGCTTCTCTGCCCTTTGACCCCTTCGGGCACCCCTCTCCCGCGCTGGTTACCCGCGCCGCCCTGCTTACGGCCGGCTTTGACGCGGCTACAGTGAGAGTCGGCACCTCGATAGCCCCCGCCTCGCCGCATGAGACGATCAGCGAGGATATTGGGCGCGATATGCGCTTCGAGGCGGCTGTCCCAGGCTATGAAGAGATAGCGCGGCGGTCCGCGGCGTTGGCCGCAGGGCTGGATAAAAATATAAAACAGGTCGTACTGGCGGAGTCGGTTCCCGGCGGCACAACGACGGCGCTGCTGGTGCTGCGCGCCCTTGGCCACGTCGGCACCGTCTCCTCCGCGGGACCGGAGAACCCCCTGCCGTTGAAAGAGCAAATATGGCGTGACACGGCGAAGCGCCTCGGCATTAAAGAGGGCGGCATGAAAGGCTTCGGCCTCAGAGCCGCCGCCGAGCTGGGCGATCCCATGCAGGTGGCGGTGGCCGCCTATGCCGCCGCGCTGCCGGGCGAGGTACAGATAACGCTCGCCGGCGGCACGCAGATGATGGCGGTGGCGGCGCTGCTGCGTGACATGGGCGTGGACCGCGATATCCTGGTGGCGACGACGAAATATGTCCACATCGATCCAACCAGCTGCCTTGAAGAATATGCCGCAAAAATCGGTGTGCGCTGGTACGCAGCGCCGCTTGACTTCACGAATTCACGCTTCCCAGGGCTTGCCGATTACGAAAAGGGTTTCATCAAAGAGGGCGTTGGCGCCGGCGGCGCGGTGTGGTATGCACAGCAGCTGGGAGTCTCAATGGAGGGAATACAGTCGCGTACCGAGGCGCTCTACGAAAAGATGCTCGACGAGGGCTAGATAATGGACGAAGGGAGAGACGGCTGATGGCGAATGTTGTGGTAATCGGCAGCGGCGGCGCAGGTCTTACCGCGGCGATCGCCGCGCGCCGCGCGGGAGCCGACGTTACGGTCATATCCAAGACGGCGGCGGCCGTCGCCTCCTGTACGGCCTATTCCGCGGGACTTTTTTCTCTGGCCTGCGGCGGCGTTTCGCCTCGGGATCAGTACGAAAAACTTTTAAAGACGGGATACCGTCTCAACGACCGTGCTCTGCTTGAAACGCTGACCGAAGAGAGCTGCGCCGCGCTTGAAGAGATCGCCTCCTTGGGTGTGACGCTCGAATTTCAAAAAGGACGCGCGAGCGCCCGCGCCACCGCGAAGAACGAGCTCATGGGAGGCAGCGGCCTTGTAGAGCAGCTGGTGCGGATCGCGAAAGAATGCGGCGTCAAGTTTATCGAATGGTCAGTCGCGCGCGAGATATTTACCTGCGGAGGACATGCCCGCGGCGTCTCCGTAACTAACTGGCGCGGCGGGAGCAACCTAGCGCTGCCGGCGGACGCCGTCGTGCTTGCGACGGGGGGAGCCGGACGCATCTACAGCCACACCGACAACCCCGAACGCATGACAGGCGACGGTTACGCCCTTGCGCTTGCCGCGGGGCTGAAACTGCGTGACATGGAATTTGTTCAGTTCTACCCTGTCGGTTGGGCGCAGGAGAACTTTCCCATGTGGATGGCGGACACCACTCTCGGAGATTTTATCCGCGTCACCGACGCGGAGGGAAGGGAATTTCTTCCCGATGCCTACCGCGAGTGGGGCGTGAAGGACGGCAAAGAGTGCAACTACTTTGCCCGCGACAAACTTTCGCTGCTGCTCGCGCGGAAAGACCGTGAAGGCGGAATCTTCGCCCACATTGAGGAGACGCCGGCGGCGCTGTGGGACGACCCCAGGTTTCTCTACGCGCTCACGCTGCCGCGGGAATTTTTTATGGGACGCAAAGAGCCGCTGCGCATCGCGCCGCTGGAACACTACTTCTGCGGCGGCGTCGAGATCGGAACCAGCGGCGAGACCGACGTGGAGGGACTTTACGCCTGCGGCGAAGTGACCGGCGGCATCGACGGCGCGAACCGCATGGGCGGAAACGCGCTCGCGCACATCGTGACCTTCGGGCTGCGGGCGGGCCGCGCCGCGGCCAAACACCCGCATGAGATACCGAAAAAATTTCCCTCAAGAGAGGCGGGAGAGCTTCTTTCCGCGAACGGACGCCCCGTATCCGAGATCCGCAGAGAGCTGCAAAGAAAGGCCTGGCAGTCGATCGGCCCCATCCGCCGCGCGGAGGAAATATCGGATTTCCTTCTATATATAGAGAGTATCAAAAAAGAGAAGCTAAAGGCGGAGACCCCGCAGGAGTACCTTCTGGCTATGGAAATGCCCGGACTCACCGCCAGCGCCGAAGCGGTAGCAAAGGCCGCGCTGGCAAGAAAAGAGTCGGTAGGGGCGCATTATATAGTATAAAAATGAACTTGCGTAGAAAGGATTATTGGTTGCGTTATTATTAATAAAATATACTCTTAATAAGGGGATTTGATTAAATGTCTATGAAAATAAGGGATATGC
It includes:
- a CDS encoding V-type ATP synthase subunit D; translation: MASKLAPTRGNLVRLTRDMAMAQSGHDLLDQKRQVLMMELVHYIDSAKKLQEDVSKVFKEAYEALQKANISLGIDTVEDISESVPITSNITVRLRSVMGVEIPDVDPLSAETIPSYSFHGSSGAMDAAYAQFRRVMVLVAQLAEIETSVYRLAVQIRKTHRRVNALEKVVIPQDKAEINFISDVLEEGEREDFTRMKLAQKKIKE
- a CDS encoding nicotinate-nucleotide--dimethylbenzimidazole phosphoribosyltransferase, producing MFLLFISETALAKIPGLSAAGANLDALPYTAPADADMLFYDRPKVAASLPFDPFGHPSPALVTRAALLTAGFDAATVRVGTSIAPASPHETISEDIGRDMRFEAAVPGYEEIARRSAALAAGLDKNIKQVVLAESVPGGTTTALLVLRALGHVGTVSSAGPENPLPLKEQIWRDTAKRLGIKEGGMKGFGLRAAAELGDPMQVAVAAYAAALPGEVQITLAGGTQMMAVAALLRDMGVDRDILVATTKYVHIDPTSCLEEYAAKIGVRWYAAPLDFTNSRFPGLADYEKGFIKEGVGAGGAVWYAQQLGVSMEGIQSRTEALYEKMLDEG
- a CDS encoding FAD-dependent oxidoreductase, with translation MANVVVIGSGGAGLTAAIAARRAGADVTVISKTAAAVASCTAYSAGLFSLACGGVSPRDQYEKLLKTGYRLNDRALLETLTEESCAALEEIASLGVTLEFQKGRASARATAKNELMGGSGLVEQLVRIAKECGVKFIEWSVAREIFTCGGHARGVSVTNWRGGSNLALPADAVVLATGGAGRIYSHTDNPERMTGDGYALALAAGLKLRDMEFVQFYPVGWAQENFPMWMADTTLGDFIRVTDAEGREFLPDAYREWGVKDGKECNYFARDKLSLLLARKDREGGIFAHIEETPAALWDDPRFLYALTLPREFFMGRKEPLRIAPLEHYFCGGVEIGTSGETDVEGLYACGEVTGGIDGANRMGGNALAHIVTFGLRAGRAAAKHPHEIPKKFPSREAGELLSANGRPVSEIRRELQRKAWQSIGPIRRAEEISDFLLYIESIKKEKLKAETPQEYLLAMEMPGLTASAEAVAKAALARKESVGAHYIV